The nucleotide sequence TGACTTCTTAATTGATAATTGTCAATTAAAAAGTCAGCCCTTTATATTATCAGGTCTTCTAAATTAGAACACCTGTAGTTTTAAGTTCTCAAATATGTTCTTCATAAAAATCTGTTCCTCTGTTATATGTTCTAACAGCATCTGCCAAACCTTTTTTTCCGGTACAACGGTTTTTACCTTAGCTAAAAGGCTTATAAAATTCTCATCCAGAATAATAAACTCAATGATTAACTTCTTTGTCTCTGAGCCTACATCATTTCTGTAATAGCAATTAAAAGTAAGCACTTCTCTCGTCTGCAGCACCTTCTCCTTTAATTCTGAAAAGTCTCGATTCACATTCATAAGACGATTTTCCATATCCTGCGGTAAATTTATTCCTGATAAGTCTGCCACAGTTTTTATAAATACAGGATGTTCACTGGATATTTCACTCCATAAAAGAAGCTCGTTAAAGATGCAGTCATAGCTGCTGGCATAGGTAAAACAATACATACTAACCCTCCATACAAATTACACAATATACATATATTCCCCAGGCCCTTACTTTGACACAACTTACATAAACACAGGAACCACTTTTGTATATATACTTTATTAATAGAAATACTAAGGTTATTCAATAGTTCCTGAGAGGTGATCAAGATGATAGTAATATACCATGATGTAGGTGGCTGCCATTCTTCTGCAACTGCCGCTAACATACATATCAACAGGCTTCCTATGGATAGAGTCCCCAGCAAAGCAGAACTAATAGCTTTGCCTACCTTTGATAAACTTAAAAAGGGTGATAAGGGAAAAATGATATATATAGGTGAGGATGAATTTGGTGCAAAAGTTTATACTATGGCCAGAAGGCGTAGCCAAAGGATAGTAATACCGGCAATTAGCGATATGTACCTTGCTAACACCGGAAGTCTTGAAGGCCTGTTTCTATCTAATACCTCTCCATCGGTAAACAACATTATGAGAATCGGGGGGATAAGTTCCCGGGTTTTTAAGCTTGTCTCATTTGGGCGCCCCATCGTTGCAAAGGGAACCTTAAAGGCCTATCCGGATATTGTAGAAATTGTACGTAAGACAAAGGAATATATGAAAGCTCATCTTAAGCAATAGAAAAGAGCAGCGGATCTGCCACTGCTCTTTTACTTATTAAGCTTGCTTTTTTAATTCTTCTTCCAATCTTGGGAACATGATATTATTTTCAAGATGAATATGTCTGAATAGATCATCCTCTAATTCTTCAAAAAGTCTATAGGTGAGACCGTAACTTGCACAACCATCTTCAGGCATTGTATAGCCATTTGTTATTTCTCTTAGTTCCTTCAGAGTAGTTCCTGCGCTCTCGTGTTCATCTTCTAATTCCTCTATCTGCTTTACAGCTCTTTCTAAGACTTCTACACTTCCGCTTTTATCATACTGTATCACCAATGGAAAAACTGCTTCTTCTTCTTTTATCAAGTGCTGTTCAAGTTCCATCTTTAAGCTATGGAAAAGCTTATGAACCTTTTTTAGTTCAGGATGATGCTCACCATGAGCTCTTAAGATTTTTGTTGTCAACTCTGATAATTTTGGCAAGTTTTCATTTAAATAGGCGTGATGTGTATTTACTACATAGTCTATTAATG is from Clostridium thermarum and encodes:
- a CDS encoding DUF2935 domain-containing protein, with translation MYCFTYASSYDCIFNELLLWSEISSEHPVFIKTVADLSGINLPQDMENRLMNVNRDFSELKEKVLQTREVLTFNCYYRNDVGSETKKLIIEFIILDENFISLLAKVKTVVPEKKVWQMLLEHITEEQIFMKNIFENLKLQVF
- the ric gene encoding iron-sulfur cluster repair di-iron protein; its protein translation is MNSMFSLNSKIGEVVVKFPRAIETFKKNKIDFCCGGDRPLEQAVKEQGLDGAEIVAEINEAYNAYVVEAVKDREWAVEPYTSLIDYVVNTHHAYLNENLPKLSELTTKILRAHGEHHPELKKVHKLFHSLKMELEQHLIKEEEAVFPLVIQYDKSGSVEVLERAVKQIEELEDEHESAGTTLKELREITNGYTMPEDGCASYGLTYRLFEELEDDLFRHIHLENNIMFPRLEEELKKQA
- a CDS encoding DUF3189 family protein, which gives rise to MIVIYHDVGGCHSSATAANIHINRLPMDRVPSKAELIALPTFDKLKKGDKGKMIYIGEDEFGAKVYTMARRRSQRIVIPAISDMYLANTGSLEGLFLSNTSPSVNNIMRIGGISSRVFKLVSFGRPIVAKGTLKAYPDIVEIVRKTKEYMKAHLKQ